One segment of Streptomyces sp. TG1A-8 DNA contains the following:
- a CDS encoding 3-deoxy-7-phosphoheptulonate synthase, producing the protein MQSLHMPTEERTDSVPGRLPPNGIGGQYRAHAASTPGELLRALPLTDAAARSVGAGRLMTRRVLSGDDDRLLVVVGPCSIHDVDAGLAYAKSLGELAAGLADDLAVVMRVYVEKPRTTVGWTGLLANPALDGSLDLDRGLRTARALMLEIAELGLAIATEWLSPAAPAYLADLISWGAIGARTVESQVHRQLASGLPMPVGMKNGSTGSVGVAVDAVRSAAAPHAYLGFDRDGRPVTLRTSGNPDCHVVLRGGSGRPNYRPEDVREAVNLLAAASLPTGLVIDASHGNSGKDHERQAMVAREIGAQVAAGDTNIRGVMLEGFLIPGRQELGLGEPVFGQSITDACMGWDTTVDVLRDLAAAARGRRATTAAAR; encoded by the coding sequence ATGCAGAGTCTTCACATGCCGACCGAGGAACGAACCGACTCCGTGCCGGGACGGTTACCGCCGAACGGCATAGGCGGGCAGTACCGCGCACATGCGGCGAGCACCCCCGGCGAACTCCTGCGCGCGCTGCCGCTGACCGATGCCGCGGCGCGCTCGGTGGGCGCCGGCCGCCTGATGACGCGCCGCGTACTGAGTGGTGACGACGACCGCCTGCTCGTGGTGGTCGGTCCGTGCTCGATCCACGACGTGGACGCCGGTCTGGCGTACGCCAAGTCACTGGGTGAACTCGCCGCCGGCCTCGCCGACGACCTGGCGGTCGTCATGCGGGTGTACGTCGAGAAGCCGCGCACCACCGTCGGCTGGACCGGACTGCTCGCCAACCCGGCGCTGGACGGCAGCCTGGACCTCGACCGGGGGCTGCGCACCGCGCGTGCGCTCATGCTGGAGATCGCGGAACTGGGGCTGGCCATCGCCACGGAGTGGTTGAGCCCGGCGGCACCGGCCTACCTGGCCGACCTGATCTCCTGGGGGGCCATCGGCGCGCGGACCGTGGAGAGCCAGGTCCACCGGCAGCTGGCCAGCGGCCTGCCCATGCCCGTGGGCATGAAGAACGGCAGCACCGGCTCGGTGGGCGTCGCCGTCGACGCCGTCCGCTCCGCGGCCGCGCCCCACGCCTACCTCGGCTTCGACCGGGACGGCAGGCCGGTCACGCTGCGCACGAGCGGGAACCCCGACTGCCACGTCGTGCTCCGGGGCGGTTCGGGCCGGCCCAACTACCGCCCCGAGGACGTGCGCGAGGCGGTGAACCTGCTCGCGGCGGCCTCCCTGCCGACCGGCCTGGTGATCGACGCCAGCCACGGCAACAGCGGCAAGGACCACGAACGGCAGGCCATGGTCGCCCGTGAGATCGGGGCCCAGGTCGCGGCCGGTGACACGAACATCCGCGGCGTCATGCTGGAGGGCTTCCTGATCCCCGGGCGTCAGGAACTCGGCCTCGGCGAGCCCGTGTTCGGCCAGAGCATCACCGACGCCTGCATGGGGTGGGACACCACCGTCGACGTGCTCCGCGATCTCGCGGCGGCGGCCCGCGGGCGCCGTGCCACGACGGCCGCCGCACGCTGA
- a CDS encoding aldehyde dehydrogenase family protein, whose translation MSVLDIPALGPAGPYRTRKRTTVADASGVPALELASVPGLVVSHWIDQLRASAPLPVAEAAAVLGKAADAFEDQEILGDDLAAHERRVSELTGTPVTVVRECDRLITATLRDVGRMPSSARPTGCAPVGTAAAGAPAAGAAWCRTGDVFAVQAAGNSPGVHAMWLEALALGYRVVVRPSNRDPLTPLRLVTALRRAGLPSAQLVLAPCDHATADLVIERSDRAVVYGGQAVVDKYRNRSDVRPQGPGRSKLVVTADADRGTGLRLARTGALYHAGTACTATTGVLVEQDAAGFAGELAAALAEAAPARPADDAALLPCMPQAEAEQLVTAVLDRARGAVVHLAPRVERLGGAGSLSAVTPAVVELASARDPLLSYEMPFPCVWVAPFERGALDVLDGSLVLSLHTGDRGLLTRALDLTSVSNVYRSRPTSWTHPDVPHDGFLGEFLMRAKGLAHADEKRSDT comes from the coding sequence GTGAGCGTGCTGGACATCCCCGCGCTGGGACCGGCCGGGCCCTACCGGACGCGGAAGCGCACCACCGTGGCGGACGCCTCGGGCGTCCCCGCGCTCGAACTGGCCTCGGTCCCGGGGCTGGTCGTCTCCCACTGGATCGACCAGCTGCGCGCGAGCGCGCCGCTGCCCGTCGCGGAGGCGGCGGCCGTGCTCGGCAAAGCGGCCGACGCCTTCGAGGACCAGGAGATCCTCGGAGACGACCTGGCGGCCCACGAGCGACGCGTGTCGGAACTGACGGGCACACCCGTCACGGTCGTGCGCGAGTGCGACCGGCTCATCACGGCGACCCTGCGCGACGTGGGACGGATGCCGTCCTCGGCACGGCCCACGGGCTGCGCCCCGGTGGGCACCGCCGCGGCCGGCGCACCGGCGGCGGGTGCCGCCTGGTGCCGCACCGGCGACGTCTTCGCCGTGCAGGCGGCGGGCAACAGCCCGGGCGTGCACGCCATGTGGCTGGAGGCGCTGGCCCTCGGCTACCGGGTCGTCGTCCGCCCCTCCAACCGGGACCCGCTCACCCCCCTCCGCCTCGTCACCGCACTGCGGCGGGCGGGCCTGCCGAGCGCGCAGCTGGTCCTGGCACCGTGCGACCACGCGACGGCGGACCTGGTCATCGAGCGCTCCGACCGCGCCGTGGTGTACGGCGGGCAGGCGGTCGTGGACAAGTACCGCAACCGCAGCGACGTCCGGCCGCAGGGCCCGGGCCGCTCGAAACTGGTCGTGACCGCCGACGCGGACCGCGGCACCGGGCTCCGCCTGGCCCGCACGGGTGCCCTCTACCACGCGGGGACCGCGTGCACCGCGACCACGGGCGTGCTGGTCGAACAGGACGCGGCGGGATTCGCCGGTGAGCTGGCCGCCGCCCTGGCGGAGGCGGCACCGGCCCGGCCGGCGGACGACGCCGCCCTCCTGCCGTGCATGCCGCAGGCGGAGGCGGAACAACTGGTGACGGCGGTGCTGGACCGGGCGAGGGGCGCGGTCGTGCACCTGGCCCCGAGGGTGGAGCGGCTCGGCGGGGCGGGCTCCCTGTCGGCCGTGACGCCCGCGGTCGTGGAGCTGGCGTCCGCGAGGGACCCGCTGCTGTCGTACGAGATGCCGTTCCCGTGCGTGTGGGTCGCCCCCTTCGAGCGCGGCGCCCTGGACGTCCTCGACGGCTCCCTGGTGCTGTCGCTGCACACCGGGGACCGGGGACTGCTCACCCGGGCACTGGACCTCACCTCGGTCTCCAACGTCTACCGGAGCAGGCCGACCTCCTGGACCCACCCGGACGTACCGCACGACGGCTTCCTCGGGGAGTTCCTGATGCGCGCCAAGGGCCTGGCCCACGCCGACGAGAAGAGGAGTGACACGTGA
- a CDS encoding phenylacetate--CoA ligase family protein, with product MKINSRSDLDFMERIQQEVTAHRRASRSDEAYYTSKLGEVWHRAQQTSAYASLGAFSMRAFLELPATSKEDLKARPLEYLRVPVDAGLKYYQTTGTTGVPTPTPRTARDMIANTVSVAEAWRTMLADRGHRALIMLPSDIVPVADLMVGVCEFLGVPHVKAYPYTTGISDWDRIVGLWEVFRPTVLFVAPGVLLEFTQVLKRRGLLSRLRESVELLMLLGEVSTPELRAMAGQWWNARAYDASYGSTESGTLAACCAQDRLHLLRGANHFEIADEEGIAPAEAGRDGRLVVTPLNNDARPLLRLDMGDEVSLSGGCPCGDDAPVVTVHGRGSDGTEIKGSRVRTRDLEGVVYAHRDVMGYLIEVTEDGTWARLLLERDPGTDRDAEPAKNDLIQRRTDERLGFRWDEVRFVNRLPVTTKSGGSQKSWKRSNFRVVGEVVPA from the coding sequence GTGAAGATCAATTCCAGGAGCGACCTCGACTTCATGGAGCGGATCCAGCAGGAGGTGACCGCCCACCGCCGCGCGTCCCGCTCCGACGAGGCCTACTACACGTCCAAGCTGGGCGAGGTCTGGCACCGCGCGCAGCAGACGTCCGCCTACGCCTCGCTCGGCGCGTTCTCGATGCGGGCCTTCCTGGAGCTGCCGGCGACCTCCAAGGAGGACCTCAAGGCCCGGCCCCTCGAATACCTGCGGGTGCCGGTCGACGCGGGCCTGAAGTACTACCAGACCACGGGCACGACGGGAGTGCCCACGCCCACCCCCCGCACGGCCCGGGACATGATCGCCAACACCGTCTCCGTCGCCGAGGCGTGGCGGACGATGCTGGCGGACCGCGGTCACCGTGCGCTGATCATGCTGCCCTCGGACATCGTGCCGGTGGCCGACCTCATGGTCGGTGTCTGCGAGTTCCTGGGCGTTCCCCACGTCAAGGCCTACCCGTACACCACGGGGATCTCCGACTGGGACCGCATCGTCGGACTGTGGGAGGTGTTCCGGCCGACGGTGCTGTTCGTGGCGCCCGGCGTGCTCCTCGAGTTCACCCAGGTCCTCAAGAGGCGCGGTCTGCTGTCCCGGCTGCGCGAGTCCGTCGAACTCCTCATGCTGCTCGGGGAGGTGAGCACCCCCGAGCTGCGCGCCATGGCCGGGCAGTGGTGGAACGCGCGCGCCTACGACGCGAGTTACGGCAGCACGGAAAGCGGCACGCTGGCCGCGTGCTGCGCGCAGGACCGGCTGCACCTGCTGCGCGGCGCCAACCACTTCGAGATCGCGGACGAAGAGGGCATCGCGCCCGCCGAGGCGGGCCGCGACGGCCGGCTCGTCGTCACCCCGCTCAACAACGACGCCCGCCCCCTGCTCCGTCTCGACATGGGCGACGAGGTGTCCCTGTCCGGCGGCTGCCCCTGCGGCGACGACGCCCCGGTGGTGACCGTCCACGGCCGGGGCAGCGACGGCACGGAGATCAAGGGCAGCCGGGTGCGCACCCGCGACCTGGAGGGCGTCGTCTACGCCCACCGCGACGTGATGGGCTACCTGATCGAGGTTACCGAGGACGGCACGTGGGCCAGACTCCTGCTGGAGCGGGACCCGGGCACCGACCGGGACGCCGAGCCAGCGAAGAACGACCTCATCCAGCGGCGCACGGACGAACGCCTCGGCTTCCGCTGGGACGAGGTCCGGTTCGTCAACCGGCTGCCGGTGACGACCAAGAGCGGCGGCTCCCAGAAGAGCTGGAAGCGCTCCAACTTCCGGGTCGTCGGCGAGGTGGTGCCGGCATGA